The proteins below are encoded in one region of Thioalkalivibrio sp. K90mix:
- the ilvN gene encoding acetolactate synthase small subunit, with protein sequence MRHIISVLLENESGALSRVAGLFSARGYNIESLTVAPTDDPSLSRMTIVTSGSDEIVEQITKQLNKLVDVIKLLDMTAHPHIEREMALIKVRVGEAADREEVKRLTDIFRGRIIDVTQQTYVIEITGEGSKLDAFLEAVSPFPVLEVVRSGVMGIARGDVALQL encoded by the coding sequence ATGCGTCATATCATCAGTGTCCTGCTGGAAAACGAATCCGGTGCCCTCTCAAGGGTGGCCGGCCTGTTCTCCGCGCGTGGCTACAACATCGAATCGCTGACCGTCGCGCCGACCGACGACCCGTCGCTGTCGCGCATGACCATCGTCACCAGTGGCTCCGACGAGATCGTCGAGCAGATCACCAAGCAGCTGAACAAGCTGGTCGACGTGATCAAGCTGCTGGACATGACCGCTCACCCGCACATCGAGCGCGAGATGGCGCTGATCAAGGTGCGCGTCGGCGAGGCGGCCGACCGTGAAGAGGTCAAGCGCCTGACCGATATCTTCCGCGGTCGCATCATCGACGTGACCCAGCAGACCTACGTGATCGAGATCACCGGCGAGGGCTCCAAACTGGATGCCTTCCTCGAGGCGGTCTCGCCGTTTCCGGTGCTGGAGGTCGTGCGTTCGGGTGTGATGGGCATCGCCCGCGGCGACGTCGCGCTGCAGCTGTAA
- a CDS encoding peptide chain release factor 3: protein MSFLEETARRRTFAIISHPDAGKTTMTEKLLLYGGAIQLAGTVKGRKASRHATSDWMEMEKQRGISVTSSVMQYPYKGRIVNLLDTPGHADFSEDTYRTLTAVDSALMVIDAAKGVEERTIKLMEVCRLRDTPIMTFVNKMDREGRDPIELLDEVEEVLKIQCAPITWPIGSGKRFRGVYHIRRDAVHLYDPEEGGKKSTGEIIEGLDNPRLDEVLGAQAEELRDEMELVRGASHEFDADGYLRGEQTPAFFGSAINNFGIEELLDDFVEYAPGPLPRPTHSRRVDPTEEKFTGFVFKIQANMDPKHRDRIAFMRICSGTFDKGAKLRHVRIGRDVKIPDALTFMASDREHVETAYPGDIIGIHNHGTIRIGDTFTEGEELTFTGVPNFAPELFRRAQLKDPLKMKQLAKGLQELCEEGATQLYRPLTNNDLILGAVGVLQFDVVAERLRTEYKVEAQFENVNVQTARWVECDDPKKLEEFKEKAAANLAIDHGGDLVYIAPTRVNLQMAQEKWPEIRFEATREHGQPSE from the coding sequence ATGTCCTTTCTCGAGGAAACCGCCCGGCGCCGGACGTTTGCGATCATCTCGCACCCGGACGCGGGCAAGACCACCATGACCGAAAAGCTCCTGCTGTACGGTGGCGCGATCCAGCTCGCCGGTACGGTCAAGGGGCGCAAGGCTTCGCGCCATGCCACCTCCGACTGGATGGAGATGGAAAAGCAGCGCGGGATCTCGGTGACCTCCTCGGTGATGCAGTATCCCTACAAGGGCCGCATCGTGAACCTGCTGGACACCCCGGGGCACGCGGACTTTTCCGAGGACACCTACCGCACCCTGACCGCGGTGGACTCCGCGCTGATGGTGATCGACGCGGCCAAGGGCGTGGAGGAACGCACCATCAAGCTGATGGAGGTCTGTCGGCTGCGCGACACGCCGATCATGACCTTCGTCAACAAGATGGACCGCGAGGGCCGCGACCCGATCGAACTGCTCGACGAAGTCGAAGAAGTGCTGAAGATCCAGTGCGCCCCGATCACCTGGCCGATCGGTTCCGGCAAGCGCTTTCGCGGTGTCTACCATATCCGCCGCGATGCGGTGCATCTGTACGACCCGGAAGAGGGTGGCAAGAAGTCTACCGGCGAGATCATCGAAGGGCTGGACAATCCGCGCCTGGACGAGGTGCTCGGTGCACAGGCCGAGGAGCTGCGGGACGAAATGGAACTGGTGCGAGGTGCCTCGCACGAGTTCGACGCCGACGGCTATCTGCGTGGCGAGCAGACCCCGGCCTTTTTCGGCTCCGCGATCAACAATTTCGGCATCGAGGAGCTGCTGGACGACTTCGTCGAGTACGCCCCGGGCCCGCTGCCGCGGCCGACCCATTCGCGCCGGGTCGATCCCACCGAAGAGAAGTTCACCGGCTTCGTGTTCAAGATCCAGGCGAACATGGACCCGAAGCACCGCGACCGCATCGCGTTCATGCGCATCTGCTCCGGTACTTTCGACAAGGGCGCGAAGCTGCGCCATGTGCGTATTGGGCGCGACGTAAAGATCCCCGATGCGCTGACCTTCATGGCCTCGGACCGCGAGCATGTGGAGACCGCCTATCCGGGCGACATCATCGGCATCCACAACCACGGCACCATCCGCATCGGGGACACCTTCACCGAGGGCGAGGAACTGACCTTTACCGGCGTGCCCAACTTCGCGCCGGAGCTGTTCCGTCGCGCGCAGCTGAAGGACCCGCTGAAGATGAAGCAGCTCGCCAAGGGCCTGCAGGAGCTGTGCGAGGAGGGCGCGACCCAACTCTACCGCCCGCTGACCAACAACGACCTGATCCTGGGCGCGGTCGGCGTGCTGCAGTTCGATGTGGTCGCCGAGCGCCTGCGTACCGAGTACAAGGTCGAGGCGCAGTTCGAGAACGTGAACGTCCAGACCGCGCGTTGGGTCGAATGTGACGATCCGAAGAAGCTCGAGGAGTTCAAGGAGAAGGCCGCCGCGAACCTGGCCATCGACCACGGCGGCGATCTGGTCTATATCGCACCGACACGGGTCAACCTGCAGATGGCACAGGAAAAGTGGCCGGAGATCCGCTTCGAGGCCACCCGCGAACACGGCCAGCCGTCGGAGTAG
- the rimI gene encoding ribosomal protein S18-alanine N-acetyltransferase — protein MSAEPQVQPRMRRMLAEDVERVMGIEREAYHYPWTARIFEDCIRVGYDCWVLEVDERQVGHAVLTVAAGEAHLLNLTVDRRWQGYGLGRFMLRRLLDYACEQKAEALFLEVRPSNVAAVQLYRSEGFEHIGTRPRYYPLHSGREDAWVLSCRCDTPAGT, from the coding sequence ATGAGTGCCGAGCCGCAAGTACAACCCCGGATGCGCCGCATGCTGGCCGAGGATGTCGAGCGTGTGATGGGCATCGAGCGCGAGGCCTACCACTATCCGTGGACCGCGCGCATCTTCGAGGACTGCATCCGGGTTGGCTACGACTGCTGGGTGCTGGAGGTGGACGAGCGCCAGGTGGGGCACGCTGTGCTGACCGTGGCGGCCGGCGAGGCGCACCTGCTGAACCTGACCGTCGATCGACGCTGGCAGGGTTACGGGCTGGGTCGCTTCATGCTGCGCCGCCTGCTCGACTATGCCTGCGAACAGAAGGCCGAGGCCCTGTTTCTGGAGGTTCGTCCCTCCAATGTCGCGGCGGTGCAGCTCTACCGCTCGGAGGGGTTCGAGCACATCGGGACCCGGCCGCGCTACTACCCCTTGCACAGCGGCCGCGAGGATGCCTGGGTGCTGAGTTGCCGATGTGACACCCCGGCCGGGACGTGA
- a CDS encoding phosphatidylserine decarboxylase, with amino-acid sequence MLFPLAPEGRVFVIISAWMAVISLLVGEAELGLFMVLLTVALMGLFRDLRRKAAAPALGVIAPADGTVEAIDETTDPFTGEPARRIRIRQRRLGEYNVHAPQESKVVERIWPGKETDSPPDAQLDHRLAFALATDEGTRLTLALSVNHWPRMIRLQNVVPGNRLGRGKRMGFAGFGATFEVWLPAGSQVMAQVGQKVLAGSTVIGGLPEASGDEEATVEVLE; translated from the coding sequence ATGCTGTTTCCGCTTGCCCCCGAAGGCCGTGTGTTCGTGATCATCTCCGCCTGGATGGCGGTGATCTCACTGCTGGTCGGGGAGGCGGAGCTGGGCCTGTTCATGGTGCTGCTGACCGTGGCGCTGATGGGGCTTTTCCGTGATCTGCGGCGCAAGGCGGCGGCCCCCGCGCTGGGCGTGATTGCTCCGGCCGATGGCACGGTGGAGGCGATCGACGAGACGACCGATCCGTTTACCGGCGAGCCCGCCCGGCGCATCCGCATTCGCCAGCGGCGGCTGGGGGAATACAACGTCCATGCCCCGCAGGAATCGAAGGTGGTGGAGCGAATCTGGCCGGGGAAGGAGACGGATAGCCCGCCGGATGCGCAGCTCGATCACCGGCTGGCGTTTGCGCTGGCGACCGACGAGGGTACGCGCCTGACGCTCGCCCTGTCGGTCAATCACTGGCCGCGCATGATCCGCCTGCAGAATGTGGTGCCCGGCAATCGACTCGGGCGCGGCAAGCGCATGGGTTTTGCCGGATTCGGTGCTACCTTCGAGGTCTGGCTACCGGCCGGGTCGCAGGTTATGGCCCAGGTCGGCCAGAAGGTTCTGGCGGGCTCCACCGTGATCGGGGGTCTGCCGGAGGCCAGTGGCGACGAGGAAGCGACCGTGGAGGTGCTGGAGTGA
- a CDS encoding uracil-DNA glycosylase — protein MELSARKRRILADMGIPVWRARDGALPGVPVAAPVAEPPAAPLMTEAESAQAPGAPSETSEPLVSPADVPEEGGVAVLDWPELEARVRECTACAELAAQRTQTVFGVGDRRARWLFVGEAPGAEEDRRGEPFVGRAGQLLDSMLAALGLDRGQDVFIANVLKCRPPNNRDPSPDESRACRGFLDRQIALVQPEVIVALGRIAAQHLLETDQPLGRMRGSLHRYREVPLVVTYHPAYLLRKPQDKAKAWQDLQRARACLTSAPGS, from the coding sequence GTGGAACTGTCGGCGCGCAAACGCCGTATTCTGGCCGACATGGGGATCCCCGTCTGGCGTGCCCGGGACGGCGCCTTACCGGGCGTGCCGGTGGCAGCCCCGGTCGCCGAGCCTCCCGCTGCGCCGCTAATGACCGAGGCCGAGTCGGCCCAGGCACCCGGCGCGCCCTCGGAGACATCCGAGCCGCTCGTGTCCCCCGCGGACGTGCCGGAGGAAGGCGGGGTCGCGGTATTGGACTGGCCAGAGCTCGAAGCCCGCGTGCGCGAATGCACGGCCTGCGCCGAACTCGCGGCCCAGCGTACGCAGACCGTGTTCGGCGTGGGCGATCGCCGTGCCCGGTGGCTGTTCGTGGGCGAGGCCCCGGGGGCCGAGGAAGACCGCCGGGGCGAGCCGTTTGTCGGGCGTGCCGGCCAGTTGCTGGACAGCATGCTCGCCGCGCTGGGGCTCGATCGCGGGCAGGATGTCTTTATCGCGAATGTCCTCAAATGTCGCCCGCCGAACAACCGCGACCCCAGTCCGGACGAGTCCCGGGCCTGCCGCGGCTTCCTCGACCGGCAGATCGCGCTGGTGCAGCCGGAGGTAATCGTGGCGCTCGGGCGTATCGCCGCCCAGCATCTGCTGGAGACCGACCAGCCACTGGGCCGCATGCGTGGCAGCCTGCATCGGTATCGTGAGGTCCCGCTGGTCGTGACTTATCATCCGGCCTATCTTCTGCGGAAGCCGCAGGACAAGGCCAAGGCCTGGCAGGACCTGCAGCGCGCTCGGGCCTGCCTGACGAGTGCACCCGGGAGCTAA
- the pssA gene encoding CDP-diacylglycerol--serine O-phosphatidyltransferase — translation MTPDDEGSSDIDEMNGADERHEGRARRRRGIFLLPNLFTTGVLFSGFFAIVSAINGEFTTAAIAVFVAMVLDTLDGRVARMTDTQSEFGAQYDSLSDLVSFGVAPALVVYLWQLQDLGNLGWVAAFFFATAAALRLARFNSRLAVVDKRFFQGLPSPAAAALVVGMVWVLEDLGIPADLADPYVVAILIVTVLAGAGMVSNLTYFSFKDMDFKHRVPFLAIVGVVGALMLLALDPPKVLWAGFVVYALSGPLLTLERWRRHRRRTPSGD, via the coding sequence GTGACGCCGGATGACGAGGGATCAAGCGACATCGACGAGATGAACGGGGCCGACGAGCGGCACGAGGGCCGTGCCCGGCGTCGCCGCGGGATCTTTCTGCTGCCCAACCTGTTCACGACCGGGGTGCTCTTCTCCGGCTTCTTCGCGATTGTCTCCGCGATCAATGGCGAGTTTACGACCGCCGCGATCGCAGTGTTCGTGGCCATGGTCCTGGATACCCTGGATGGCCGCGTGGCGCGGATGACGGACACGCAAAGCGAGTTCGGGGCGCAATACGACTCGCTTTCCGACCTGGTCTCCTTCGGCGTGGCCCCGGCCCTGGTCGTGTACCTGTGGCAGCTGCAGGACCTGGGCAATCTCGGCTGGGTGGCGGCCTTCTTCTTTGCCACGGCCGCGGCATTGCGTCTCGCGCGCTTCAACAGTCGTCTGGCCGTCGTCGACAAGCGTTTCTTTCAGGGGCTGCCGAGCCCCGCTGCCGCTGCACTGGTGGTCGGGATGGTCTGGGTGCTGGAGGATCTCGGCATTCCGGCGGACCTGGCCGATCCGTACGTAGTCGCAATCCTGATCGTAACGGTTCTGGCGGGTGCGGGGATGGTCAGCAATCTGACCTACTTCAGCTTCAAGGACATGGACTTCAAGCATCGGGTGCCCTTCCTGGCGATTGTCGGAGTGGTGGGCGCACTGATGCTGCTGGCGCTGGATCCGCCCAAGGTCCTTTGGGCGGGTTTCGTGGTCTATGCCCTCTCCGGGCCCTTGCTGACACTGGAACGCTGGCGCCGCCATCGGCGTCGTACGCCCTCGGGGGACTGA
- a CDS encoding tetratricopeptide repeat protein, translating into MSRTLRALFFSLPLTLPLAFGVGVAQAQEFGYDEVERQQELLGVWYEIREGNAQRGDTRAMFDVGMANYVGRGTDVDYDAALHWFARAADDDHAGAHYYLGFMFAAGRGTAADEDKALEHYTRSAELGYANAQYWLGSHYARNEQSNGEALEWLGKAAEQGQVSAKYYYGFLHETGRGTNPNPGEAARWYTKAAERGDRNAQIGLGRLHQNGQGVERDLVEAYVWYSLAEDRERMETVKARMSPRDLDLAQSRLDEQSSAIQRASAR; encoded by the coding sequence ATGTCCCGAACCCTGCGTGCGTTGTTTTTCTCCCTTCCGCTGACTCTGCCCCTGGCCTTCGGGGTCGGTGTGGCCCAGGCCCAGGAATTTGGCTACGACGAGGTTGAGCGCCAGCAGGAGTTGCTCGGCGTCTGGTACGAGATTCGTGAAGGCAACGCCCAGCGCGGTGACACCCGTGCCATGTTCGACGTGGGCATGGCCAATTACGTCGGTCGTGGTACCGACGTGGATTACGACGCGGCGCTGCACTGGTTCGCGCGTGCGGCGGATGATGATCACGCCGGCGCCCATTACTACCTTGGGTTCATGTTTGCCGCCGGCCGTGGCACGGCCGCCGATGAAGACAAGGCCCTCGAGCACTACACCCGCTCGGCCGAACTCGGCTACGCCAATGCGCAGTACTGGCTGGGCAGCCACTATGCCCGTAACGAGCAGTCGAATGGCGAAGCCCTGGAGTGGCTGGGCAAGGCAGCCGAGCAGGGGCAGGTTTCGGCCAAGTACTACTACGGTTTCCTGCACGAGACGGGTCGCGGGACGAATCCGAACCCCGGTGAGGCCGCCCGCTGGTACACCAAAGCCGCTGAGCGTGGCGATCGCAATGCGCAGATCGGTCTGGGGCGCCTGCATCAGAACGGACAGGGCGTGGAGCGTGATCTGGTCGAAGCCTATGTCTGGTATTCCCTGGCCGAGGACCGCGAACGCATGGAAACCGTGAAGGCGCGCATGAGTCCGCGTGACCTGGACCTGGCCCAGAGCCGGCTGGACGAACAGTCCTCCGCGATCCAGCGAGCCTCTGCACGCTAG
- the ilvC gene encoding ketol-acid reductoisomerase, whose protein sequence is MNLYYDKDADLSIIQGMKVAIIGYGSQGHAHANNLKDSGVDVTVGLRDGSASRAKAEEAGLKVADVDAATAGADLIMVLAPDEYQAALYRDVLEPNLKQGATLAFAHGFAIHYNQIVPRKDLDVIMIAPKAPGHTVRSEFVRGGGIPDLIAIQQDASGKARDIAMSYASAIGGGRTGIIETTFKDETETDLFGEQAVLCGGAVELVKAGFETLTEAGYAPEMAYFECLHELKLIVDLMYEGGIANMNYSISNNAEYGEYVTGPQVINEESRWAMREALKNIQNGEYAKQFILEGAMNYPSMTANRRLNAAHEIEQVGERLRAMMPWIKANQLVDKSRN, encoded by the coding sequence ATGAATCTGTATTACGACAAAGACGCCGACCTCTCCATCATCCAGGGCATGAAGGTCGCGATCATCGGCTACGGCTCGCAGGGTCACGCCCATGCGAACAACCTGAAGGACTCCGGCGTGGACGTGACCGTGGGTCTGCGCGACGGTTCCGCCTCGCGCGCCAAGGCCGAGGAGGCCGGACTTAAGGTCGCCGATGTCGACGCCGCGACCGCTGGCGCCGACCTGATCATGGTGCTGGCCCCGGACGAGTATCAGGCGGCCCTGTACCGCGACGTCCTGGAACCCAACCTGAAGCAGGGCGCGACCCTGGCCTTCGCCCACGGCTTCGCGATCCACTACAACCAGATCGTTCCGCGCAAGGACCTGGACGTGATCATGATCGCGCCCAAGGCCCCGGGCCACACCGTGCGCTCCGAATTCGTGCGTGGCGGCGGTATCCCCGACCTGATCGCGATCCAGCAGGACGCCTCCGGCAAGGCCCGTGACATCGCGATGTCCTACGCCTCCGCGATCGGCGGCGGCCGCACCGGCATCATCGAGACGACCTTCAAGGACGAGACCGAGACCGACCTGTTCGGCGAGCAGGCCGTGCTTTGCGGCGGTGCGGTGGAACTGGTCAAGGCTGGTTTCGAGACACTGACCGAGGCCGGCTACGCCCCGGAGATGGCCTACTTCGAGTGCCTGCACGAGCTCAAGCTGATCGTCGATCTGATGTACGAGGGCGGCATCGCCAACATGAACTACTCGATCTCCAACAATGCGGAGTACGGGGAATACGTGACCGGTCCGCAGGTGATCAACGAAGAGTCGCGCTGGGCGATGCGCGAGGCGCTGAAGAACATCCAGAATGGCGAGTACGCCAAGCAGTTCATCCTGGAAGGCGCGATGAACTACCCGTCGATGACCGCCAACCGCCGCCTGAACGCGGCCCACGAGATCGAGCAGGTGGGCGAACGCCTGCGTGCGATGATGCCGTGGATCAAGGCCAACCAGCTGGTCGACAAGTCCCGCAACTGA